A stretch of Porites lutea chromosome 5, jaPorLute2.1, whole genome shotgun sequence DNA encodes these proteins:
- the LOC140938580 gene encoding uncharacterized protein: MGSRGTTNSLQTAPVLLPVPSGEEASVSNVSSSAGQNVSPPSLQVSQASLPPAGPAIAGVSPEMVALITQTVQAVLAAERESSGTASTTSQPVLSAASAITTTPPCSGGVPAALPSLTDSASSLLAAGTGFGGHPVQGRPSQSFVVPSFVSTFSLPSMSSFAPSASNVCSSQSGAIRDFAARSVGPSASLLDQPFVVGPGFSPVPAKLVAQIVAGKYVDLSDLLAVNLLQKETEPQVLFDGRLVLTSQPKQQRRKIEDIASWMEAFSIFAMILVTHFPHRWKDLLQYQLLILRTFRHFSGKVWLAYDRAFREHAAAIRLTDWSSMNVQLFNFHAAGSSVRDSTLAQSNEYPEPPGSSSSNVVCISWNKGRCTAPFASCRYAHRCNLCSGSHRATTCPNRSSRDSREERKRRGSSPGSSSGAKARRT, encoded by the coding sequence ATGGGTTCGCGGGGTACGACTAATAGCTTGCAAACCGCTCCGGTGTTACTGCCTGTTCCATCTGGAGAAGAGGCTTCGGTTTCAAACGTGTCTTCGTCGGCTGGTCAAAACGTCTCGCCTCCCTCGTTGCAAGTTTCTCAAGCGTCTCTTCCACCGGCCGGGCCGGCGATCGCGGGAGTTTCGCCAGAAATGGTTGCGTTGATCACGCAGACCGTGCAAGCTGTTCTCGCAGCCGAGCGGGAATCTTCGGGAACTGCCTCGACTACATCTCAGCCGGTTTTGTCCGCAGCGAGCGCCATTACTACAACACCGCCTTGTTCGGGAGGCGTTCCCGCTGCTTTGCCGTCGCTCACCGATTCTGCATCAAGCCTGTTGGCCGCGGGGACAGGATTCGGCGGACATCCCGTACAAGGTAGGCCAAGCCAATCATTTGTTGTGCCATCCTTTGTGTCCACGTTTTCGCTTCCATCCATGTCATCTTTCGCTCCTAGCGCCTCGAACGTTTGCTCCTCGCAGAGCGGGGCGATTCGCGATTTCGCCGCCCGTTCTGTCGGTCCATCGGCTTCGTTGTTGGACCAGCCGTTCGTTGTTGGTCCCGGTTTCTCGCCCGTGCCGGCGAAGCTGGTCGCTCAAATCGTGGCGGGCAAGTACGTTGACCTGAGCGATTTACTGGCCGTGAACTTGCTGCAGAAGGAAACCGAGCCGCAAGTGCTGTTCGACGGGCGCCTTGTTCTCACGTCCCAACCGAAGCAACAGCGCCGGAAGATCGAGGACATCGCGTCCTGGATGGAAGCCTTTTCCATCTTTGCTATGATTTTGGTCACCCACTTCCCGCATCGATGGAAGGACTTATTGCAGTACCAGCTACTCATCCTCCGCACATTCCGTCATTTCTCGGGCAAAGTGTGGCTCGCGTACGACCGAGCATTCCGTGAGCATGCCGCCGCCATTCGCTTGACGGATTGGTCGTCGATGAACGTGCAATTATTTAATTTCCATGCTGCTGGTTCGTCCGTCCGTGACTCCACACTGGCCCAATCTAATGAGTACCCTGAGCCACCAGGATCTTCGTCTTCTAATGTCGTTTGCATTTCGTGGAACAAGGGGCGCTGTACAGCACCCTTCGCGTCGTGTCGCTATGCCCATCGCTGCAATTTATGTTCTGGCTCCCATCGTGCGACGACGTGCCCCAATCGCTCCAGCCGGGACAGCCGTGAAGAACGCAAACGTCGCGGAAGTTCTCCAGGATCTTCCTCCGGTGCCAAAGCTCGCCGTACGTGA
- the LOC140938581 gene encoding uncharacterized protein: MHYIKLDQIIRMVAKHGRGAMMAKFDVEAAYRNVAVHPEDRYLLGMKWRGQFFVDLALPFGLRSAPYIFNSIADMVEWIIINRYNVADLMHYLDDFLTAGPACSNQCTNNLQTSLAVCRSLGLPLHPGKCVGPLTCLTVLGIELDSVQQSARLPEDKLAALQELIQSWRNRRWCTRRQLESLIGHLHHAAKVVWPGRTFLRRMIDLLCCFRSREHPIRLSVEFRKDIQWWSDFLTSWHGVSFWLFPGLSASTDVEVTSDAAGSLGFGAYFKNEWFSGAWAPSQYDQSIAYKELFPVVVASHVWGPQWGVPASGARGLTTPSSNSSSAMGFFDISTLEARCHTLLVHGLASSTRNSYASGQKKFYDFCTQLGKIHPSGSPCPVDEWTLCLFATFLANTVQYSTIKVYLSAVRSLHVDQGFSDPLVNCLRLQRVLRGIKRTQGDSSSQRLPITDEIMAVIFKALDVTMADHCMFWAACCLAYFGFLRSVEFTVPNLASYSPSIHLGVADIAVDASSLPSCLRIRIKASKTDPFRKGCFVHIGRGSFPLCAVQSLLAYLTLRGDRPGPLFLFQDGRPLSRSLLTAWLRRILPSANIQGNFSSHSFRIGAATVAARNGIPDHQIQALGRWTSTAYLSYIRTPAETLSQLSKKLTAGVSGCSS, encoded by the exons ATGCATTACATCAAACTCGACCAGATTATCCGCATGGTGGCCAAGCACGGTCGTGGGGCCATGATGGCAAAGTTCGATGTCGAGGCCGCTTATCGCAACGTTGCAGTGCATCCCGAGGATCGGTACCTGTTAGGGATGAAATGGCGGGGCCAATTCTTTGTTGACTTAGCTCTTCCCTTTGGGCTCCGCTCGGCTCCCTATATTTTTAACTCGATAGCAGACATGGTGGAATGGATCATTATTAATAGGTACAATGTGGCCGACCTTATGCACTATCTCGATGATTTCCTCACTGCAGGCCCGGCTTGTTCGAACCAGTGCActaataatttgcaaacatcCCTGGCAGTTTGTCGGTCACTTGGCCTTCCCCTCCACCCTGGCAAGTGCGTTGGCCCGCTCACTTGTTTGACCGTGTTGGGAATTGAACTAGATTCAGTGCAGCAATCGGCTCGTCTTCCAGAAGACAAGTTAGCCGCCCTTCAGGAGTTGATTCAGTCGTGGCGGAACAGGCGGTGGTGTACCAGACGTCAACTCGAGTCGCTGATCGGCCACCTTCACCACGCCGCCAAAGTTGTGTGGCCTGGTCGTACTTTTCTACGCCGCATGATCGACCTCCTCTGTTGCTTTCGCTCGCGCGAGCATCCTATTCGTTTGAGCGTGGAGTTCCGCAAGGATATCCAGTGGTGGTCTGATTTTCTCACGTCGTGGCATGGGGTGAGCTTTTGGCTTTTCCCGGGTTTGTCTGCTTCCACAGATGTGGAGGTCACGTCAGATGCTGCTGGCTCCTTGGGATTTGGCGCTTACTTCAAAAATGAGTGGTTCAGCGGAGCGTGGGCCCCCTCCCAGTACGATCAATCAATCGCGTACAAAGAACTATTCCCTGTGGTGGTTGCTTCTCACGTCTGGGGTCCGCAATGG GGAGTTCCGGCGTCTGGCGCCCGAGGCCTTACCACTCCCAGCTCCAATTCCTCATCAGCTATGGGATTTTTTGATATCTCCACCTTAGAGGCTCGGTGCCACACTCTTCTGGTGCATGGGCTGGCATCCTCTACACGCAACTCGTACGCTTCAGGTCAGAAAAAGTTTTATGACTTTTGTACTCAGCTTGGTAAGATTCATCCATCTGGTTCCCCTTGCCCGGTGGACGAATGGACGCTATGCCTGTTCGCAACATTCTTGGCCAATACTGTGCAATACTCCACCATCAAGGTGTATCTCTCTGCCGTGCGCTCCTTGCACGTCGACCAGGGCTTTTCGGATCCTCTTGTCAACTGTTTAAGGTTGCAGCGGGTGCTTCGAGGAATTAAGCGAACTCAGGGCGATTCCTCTTCTCAACGGCTTCCAATCACAGATGAGATCATGGCTGTTATCTTCAAAGCATTGGACGTCACGATGGCGGATCATTGCATGTTTTGGGCAGCCTGTTGCCTGGCGTACTTTGGCTTTCTTCGCTCTGTGGAATTCACCGTCCCCAATTTGGCCAGTTACTCCCCTTCCATCCATCTGGGTGTGGCCGATATCGCTGTGGACGCTAGTTCATTGCCCTCGTGCCTTCGCATTAGGATAAAGGCATCCAAAACTGACCCCTTCCGGAAGGGGTGTTTTGTGCACATAGGCCGTGGTTCGTTTCCGCTGTGCGCAGTCCAATCGCTGTTGGCGTACTTGACTTTAAGGGGCGACAGACCAGGCCCCTTATTTTTGTTTCAGGACGGTCGCCCGCTGTCTCGATCTCTGTTGACGGCTTGGTTACGTCGCATCTTGCCTTCGGCTAACATCCAAGGCAACTTCTCTAGCCACAGTTTCCGCATTGGGGCAGCTACTGTCGCAGCTCGTAATGGCATCCCAGATCATCAAATTCAGGCTTTGGGGCGGTGGACCAGCACCGCCTATTTGTCTTACATTCGTACTCCTGCGGAGACGTTATCGCAACTCTCTAAAAAATTGACTGCAGGTGTTTCAGGTTGCTCATCATAG
- the LOC140936268 gene encoding molybdopterin synthase catalytic subunit-like isoform X2: MSKTKTSGLHMADDTIVITPDHLHVDQVTEIVGSPSAGAISMFVGTTRDNFEGKTVVRLEYEAYMPMARSEMRKICKQVREKWDVIKIAIFHRIGVVPIGEASVIIAVSSAHRKNSLEAVQYCIDTLKATVPIWKKEVYEQGEPKWKENSECYWKNKGGSLKQSTV; encoded by the exons ATGAG TAAAACCAAGACATCCGGTTTACACATGGCAGATGACACCATTGTCATAACTCCAGATCATCTTCATGTTGATCAAGTCACAGAGATTGTAGGTTCACCCAGTGCGGGAGCAATCTCTATGTTTGTAG GTACAACCAGAGATAATTTTGAAG GAAAGACGGTAGTACGTTTGGAATATGAGGCATACATGCCCATGGCTAGATCAGAGATGCGCAAGATTTGTAAGCAAGTGCGAGAGAAATGGGATGTGATCAAAATAGCCATATTTCACAGAATTGG AGTGGTGCCAATAGGAGAAGCAAGTGTAATTATTGCTGTATCATCAGCCCACAGGAAAAATTCTCTGGAAGCCGTTCAGTACTGTATAGATACTTTAAAGGCCACAGTTCCTATTTGGAAAAag gaAGTATACGAACAAGGTGAACCCAAGTGGAAGGAAAATTCTGAATGTTATTGGAAAAACAAAGGTGGATCCCTAAAACAGTCAACTGTTTAG
- the LOC140936268 gene encoding molybdopterin synthase catalytic subunit-like isoform X1, whose protein sequence is MREDSKTKTSGLHMADDTIVITPDHLHVDQVTEIVGSPSAGAISMFVGTTRDNFEGKTVVRLEYEAYMPMARSEMRKICKQVREKWDVIKIAIFHRIGVVPIGEASVIIAVSSAHRKNSLEAVQYCIDTLKATVPIWKKEVYEQGEPKWKENSECYWKNKGGSLKQSTV, encoded by the exons TAAAACCAAGACATCCGGTTTACACATGGCAGATGACACCATTGTCATAACTCCAGATCATCTTCATGTTGATCAAGTCACAGAGATTGTAGGTTCACCCAGTGCGGGAGCAATCTCTATGTTTGTAG GTACAACCAGAGATAATTTTGAAG GAAAGACGGTAGTACGTTTGGAATATGAGGCATACATGCCCATGGCTAGATCAGAGATGCGCAAGATTTGTAAGCAAGTGCGAGAGAAATGGGATGTGATCAAAATAGCCATATTTCACAGAATTGG AGTGGTGCCAATAGGAGAAGCAAGTGTAATTATTGCTGTATCATCAGCCCACAGGAAAAATTCTCTGGAAGCCGTTCAGTACTGTATAGATACTTTAAAGGCCACAGTTCCTATTTGGAAAAag gaAGTATACGAACAAGGTGAACCCAAGTGGAAGGAAAATTCTGAATGTTATTGGAAAAACAAAGGTGGATCCCTAAAACAGTCAACTGTTTAG
- the LOC140936268 gene encoding molybdopterin synthase catalytic subunit-like isoform X3, producing the protein MADDTIVITPDHLHVDQVTEIVGSPSAGAISMFVGTTRDNFEGKTVVRLEYEAYMPMARSEMRKICKQVREKWDVIKIAIFHRIGVVPIGEASVIIAVSSAHRKNSLEAVQYCIDTLKATVPIWKKEVYEQGEPKWKENSECYWKNKGGSLKQSTV; encoded by the exons ATGGCAGATGACACCATTGTCATAACTCCAGATCATCTTCATGTTGATCAAGTCACAGAGATTGTAGGTTCACCCAGTGCGGGAGCAATCTCTATGTTTGTAG GTACAACCAGAGATAATTTTGAAG GAAAGACGGTAGTACGTTTGGAATATGAGGCATACATGCCCATGGCTAGATCAGAGATGCGCAAGATTTGTAAGCAAGTGCGAGAGAAATGGGATGTGATCAAAATAGCCATATTTCACAGAATTGG AGTGGTGCCAATAGGAGAAGCAAGTGTAATTATTGCTGTATCATCAGCCCACAGGAAAAATTCTCTGGAAGCCGTTCAGTACTGTATAGATACTTTAAAGGCCACAGTTCCTATTTGGAAAAag gaAGTATACGAACAAGGTGAACCCAAGTGGAAGGAAAATTCTGAATGTTATTGGAAAAACAAAGGTGGATCCCTAAAACAGTCAACTGTTTAG